Proteins from a genomic interval of Poecile atricapillus isolate bPoeAtr1 chromosome 1, bPoeAtr1.hap1, whole genome shotgun sequence:
- the C1H11orf96 gene encoding uncharacterized protein C11orf96 homolog → MAAKPAELMGICSSYQAVMPHFVCVAEEFPPPARPAKTPKGKLRRPRQSRFKTQPVTFDEIQEVEEEGVSPMEEEKAKKSFLQSLECLRRSTQNLCLQRDRLGSCRLRNSLDSSDSDSAL, encoded by the coding sequence ATGGCCGCGAAGCCGGCCGAGCTGATGGGCATCTGCTCCAGCTACCAGGCGGTGATGCCGCACTTCGTCTGCGTGGCCGAGGAGttcccgccgcccgcccgccccgccaaGACCCCCAAGGGCAAGCTGCGGCGGCCGCGGCAGTCGCGCTTCAAGACGCAGCCGGTGACTTTCGACGAGATccaggaggtggaggaggagggggtgTCCCCTATGGAGGAAGAGAAAGCCAAGAAATCTTTCCTGCAGTCGCTGGAGTGCCTGCGGCGGAGCACCCAGAACCTCTGTCTGCAGCGGGACCGCCTGGGCAGCTGCCGCCTCCGCAACAGCCTCGACTCCAGCGACTCGGACTCGGCCCTCTGA